In Persicimonas caeni, a single window of DNA contains:
- the dbpA gene encoding ATP-dependent RNA helicase DbpA: MTTNEFATLGLTQAWTDNLDHLDYTEMTPIQAAALPLLLESKDVIGHAYTGTGKTAAFGLALLQKITPASELPGALVLCPTRELAGQVATELRRLAWALPNTNVVTVCGGKPFHRQQHALEHGVDVVVGTPGRVLDHIRRETIDLSNVSTVVLDEADRMLDMGFIDDVAQILENTPSNRGDNSRQTVLMSATITDDVREVSERFQNDAAIVSVVDEEEAPDITQIVYDLGDMERIEALRRVLGHHRPDSAVIFCNERATCNDVVLALRNEGHSAQTMHGGLEQRDRDDVLLMFSNGSLRYLVATNVAARGIDIDALDAVINYELPDEINTYTHRIGRTGRAGDEGQAINLIDGNERGRLRDYDEELAKVDPTPITNLSSDYKAPESAPMRTIAIQAGRKDKLRPGDIVGALTGDVGMPGDAIGLITVRDRIAFVAVERHYAQKAFQGLKHGKIKGRSFGVFLVR; encoded by the coding sequence GTGACCACCAACGAATTTGCAACCCTGGGCCTCACCCAAGCCTGGACCGACAACCTCGACCACCTCGACTACACCGAGATGACGCCCATCCAGGCCGCGGCCCTGCCGCTTTTGCTCGAGAGCAAGGACGTCATCGGCCACGCCTACACCGGCACGGGCAAGACGGCCGCGTTCGGCCTGGCGTTGTTGCAGAAGATCACGCCCGCCAGTGAGCTTCCCGGCGCGCTGGTGTTGTGCCCCACCCGCGAACTCGCCGGGCAGGTGGCCACCGAGCTTCGGCGGCTGGCGTGGGCGCTGCCGAATACCAACGTGGTGACCGTGTGCGGCGGCAAGCCGTTCCATCGCCAGCAGCACGCGCTCGAGCACGGCGTCGACGTGGTCGTGGGCACGCCGGGGCGAGTGCTCGACCATATTCGGCGCGAGACCATCGACCTGTCGAACGTGTCGACGGTGGTGCTCGACGAGGCCGACCGCATGCTCGACATGGGGTTTATCGATGATGTGGCCCAGATCCTCGAGAACACGCCCTCGAATCGCGGAGACAACTCGCGGCAGACGGTGCTCATGTCGGCGACGATCACCGATGATGTGCGCGAGGTGAGCGAGCGCTTCCAGAACGACGCCGCGATCGTGTCGGTGGTCGACGAAGAGGAGGCGCCCGACATCACCCAGATCGTCTACGATCTGGGCGACATGGAGCGCATCGAGGCGCTCCGGCGAGTGCTCGGCCACCACCGGCCGGACTCGGCGGTGATCTTTTGCAACGAGCGGGCCACGTGCAACGACGTGGTGCTCGCGCTTCGCAACGAGGGGCATTCGGCGCAGACGATGCACGGGGGCCTGGAGCAGCGCGACCGCGACGACGTCTTGCTCATGTTCAGCAACGGCAGCCTTCGCTACCTCGTGGCCACCAACGTGGCCGCGCGCGGCATCGACATCGACGCGCTCGACGCGGTCATCAACTACGAGCTTCCCGACGAGATCAACACCTACACCCACCGCATCGGGCGCACCGGGCGCGCCGGCGACGAGGGCCAGGCGATCAACCTCATCGACGGCAACGAGCGCGGCCGGCTGCGCGACTACGACGAGGAGCTGGCCAAGGTCGACCCGACCCCGATCACCAACCTGTCGAGCGACTACAAGGCGCCCGAGTCGGCGCCCATGCGCACCATCGCCATCCAGGCGGGGCGCAAAGACAAGCTTCGCCCCGGCGACATCGTCGGCGCGCTGACCGGCGACGTGGGCATGCCGGGCGACGCCATCGGCCTGATCACGGTGCGCGACCGCATCGCGTTCGTGGCCGTGGAGCGCCACTACGCGCAGAAGGCGTTTCAGGGCCTGAAGCACGGCAAGATCAAGGGGAGGAGCTTTGGGGTGTTTTTGGTGAGGTGA
- a CDS encoding malate dehydrogenase → MTKPVRVAVTGAAGSIGYSLLFRIAAGEMLGPDQPVILQLVEIPPAMDALKGVVMELEDCAFPLVEEITTADNPFDGFDGANIVMLVGGKPRGPGMVRADLVEANGPIFVDQGKAINDRAADDVRVMVVGNPCNTNCLIAMNNAPDVPNERFTAMTRLDQNRAKSQLSTKSGVAIKDISNMAIFGNHSKTMYPHFFDAQLDGKAATEAIDDESWLKEDFISTVQGRGKAIIEARGASSAASAANAALEHVRDWFRVTPEDDWVSMAVPSDGSYGVEEGLIFSFPVRCDGEGNYEIVTDLELNDFAKEKIKITEDELKKEREIVADLLK, encoded by the coding sequence ATGACCAAGCCAGTTCGCGTTGCAGTCACCGGTGCCGCCGGCTCGATCGGCTACTCCCTTCTCTTTCGCATCGCCGCCGGCGAGATGCTGGGCCCGGATCAGCCCGTGATCTTGCAGCTCGTCGAGATTCCGCCGGCGATGGACGCCCTCAAAGGGGTCGTCATGGAGCTCGAAGACTGCGCCTTCCCGCTCGTCGAAGAGATCACCACCGCCGACAACCCGTTCGACGGGTTCGACGGCGCCAACATCGTCATGCTCGTGGGCGGCAAGCCGCGCGGGCCGGGCATGGTGCGCGCCGACCTGGTCGAGGCCAACGGCCCGATCTTCGTCGACCAGGGCAAAGCCATCAACGACCGCGCCGCCGACGACGTGCGCGTGATGGTCGTGGGCAACCCCTGCAACACCAACTGCCTCATCGCCATGAACAACGCGCCCGACGTTCCCAACGAGCGTTTCACCGCGATGACGCGTCTGGACCAGAACCGCGCCAAGAGCCAGCTGTCGACCAAGTCGGGCGTGGCCATCAAAGACATCAGCAACATGGCCATCTTTGGTAACCACTCCAAGACCATGTACCCGCACTTCTTCGACGCCCAGCTCGACGGCAAGGCGGCCACCGAGGCCATCGACGACGAGTCCTGGCTCAAAGAAGACTTCATCTCCACGGTCCAGGGCCGCGGCAAGGCGATCATCGAAGCGCGCGGCGCCTCCTCGGCCGCCAGCGCCGCCAACGCCGCCCTCGAGCACGTGCGCGACTGGTTCCGCGTGACCCCCGAGGACGACTGGGTGTCGATGGCCGTGCCGTCGGACGGCTCCTACGGCGTCGAAGAGGGCCTCATCTTCTCGTTCCCCGTGCGCTGCGACGGCGAGGGCAACTACGAGATCGTGACCGACCTCGAGCTGAACGACTTCGCCAAAGAGAAGATCAAGATCACCGAAGACGAGCTCAAGAAAGAGCGTGAGATCGTCGCGGATCTGTTGAAGTAA
- a CDS encoding esterase/lipase family protein gives MKEHIFLIPGFFGFSDLGRITYFHHVREYLAEVFDELGVDVDITTVSTLPTASIRRRTFQLLDTIEQTEMAPDAPIHLVGHSTGGLDARLFATPNVKLGVDAEAEPYAERVRSVVTVATPHFGTPVAAFFDDLLGEKLLYVWSLATVYMLQFGRLPLRALMALGGIITKLDDHVGLKNTVLDQFYDQLFSDFDKEHQEVIRDFLHHIVDDQSALGQLTPGGIDLFNATASDRPGVRYASVITKAQRPGLRTTLNVGLDPYRQASNAVYQLVSRITARVKEDFPPLTDAQRAKLVAAYGELPTLRDNDGMCPTLSQVYDEVIHAAKADHLDVCGHFTGPDHDPPHIDWLCTGSGFDREGFEALWGDVGSFVVGEG, from the coding sequence ATGAAAGAGCACATATTCTTAATCCCCGGCTTCTTCGGCTTCTCCGACCTCGGCCGCATCACCTACTTCCACCACGTGCGTGAGTACCTGGCCGAGGTCTTCGACGAGCTGGGCGTCGACGTCGACATCACCACGGTGTCGACGCTGCCGACCGCCTCGATTCGCCGGCGCACCTTCCAACTGCTCGACACCATCGAGCAGACCGAGATGGCCCCCGACGCGCCCATCCACCTGGTGGGCCACTCCACGGGCGGCCTCGACGCGCGGCTGTTCGCCACGCCCAACGTCAAACTGGGCGTCGACGCCGAGGCCGAGCCCTATGCCGAGCGGGTCCGCTCGGTGGTCACCGTGGCGACGCCTCATTTCGGCACGCCCGTGGCCGCGTTCTTCGACGATCTTCTGGGCGAAAAGCTCCTGTACGTCTGGTCGCTGGCCACGGTCTACATGCTGCAGTTCGGCCGGCTCCCGCTGCGCGCGCTCATGGCCCTGGGCGGCATCATCACCAAGCTCGACGACCACGTCGGCCTCAAGAACACGGTGCTCGACCAGTTCTACGACCAGCTCTTTAGCGACTTCGACAAAGAGCACCAGGAGGTCATCCGCGACTTCTTGCACCACATCGTCGACGACCAGTCGGCGCTGGGCCAGCTCACCCCGGGCGGCATCGACCTGTTCAACGCCACGGCCTCCGACAGGCCGGGCGTGCGCTACGCCTCGGTCATCACCAAGGCCCAACGCCCGGGTCTGCGCACCACGCTCAACGTCGGCTTGGACCCGTACCGCCAGGCGTCGAACGCCGTCTACCAGCTGGTGTCGCGCATCACCGCGCGTGTGAAGGAGGACTTCCCCCCGCTGACCGACGCCCAACGCGCCAAGTTGGTCGCCGCCTACGGCGAATTACCCACCCTGCGCGACAACGACGGCATGTGCCCGACGCTGTCGCAGGTCTACGACGAGGTCATCCACGCGGCCAAAGCCGACCACCTGGACGTGTGCGGCCACTTCACCGGGCCGGATCACGACCCGCCGCATATCGATTGGTTGTGTACGGGGTCGGGGTTCGACCGGGAGGGGTTCGAGGCGTTGTGGGGGGATGTGGGGAGCTTTGTGGTGGGGGAGGGGTGA
- a CDS encoding golvesin C-terminal-like domain-containing protein, producing MKRILGTCGILALTLLATPASAEFTYKPPGELVPGSGQGRVDSKIYVPNMRFPIEQAPAYANSQVWGHGGYKGPGGGQCDTENYSYPWWDNYCESRSWDVPLCPSGNGHQGQDIRAATCEDNKHWAVAAEAGTITNIGTYSVYLQADNGTRHRYLHMDPASIPVSEGQRVAKGDRLGRVSNAFGGTPTTIHLHYDLHQNVSGIGNTYVPTYMSLVDSYERLLGIPQEPCEALGPDGGTLDDAGPCFELHGPPASWRYVTDAGHDGDLHWTKAWDDPDASNWAQWHVETSEAGTYEVEVYVVADYAQAQQARYVVRHAGNETEKRLDYTAGDGWRSLGEFDFAQGADQWVVNYDNTGESLDLDRRIIADAVRLTRIRPAQPEPDAGTTQPDAGNTVDAGQADTGSDVGSGTDSDQDGEEREQSTRATTTSSCSSTGESSPAGLMWLLVVLGFGWRRRLASK from the coding sequence ATGAAGCGAATCCTCGGAACATGCGGCATCCTCGCGCTCACGCTCCTGGCCACGCCGGCCTCGGCCGAATTCACCTACAAGCCGCCCGGCGAGCTCGTGCCCGGCAGCGGACAGGGCCGCGTCGACTCGAAGATCTACGTGCCCAATATGCGCTTTCCGATCGAGCAGGCGCCAGCCTACGCCAACTCGCAGGTGTGGGGCCACGGCGGCTACAAGGGCCCCGGCGGCGGCCAATGTGACACCGAAAACTACTCGTACCCGTGGTGGGACAACTACTGCGAGAGCCGAAGCTGGGACGTGCCGCTGTGCCCCAGCGGCAACGGCCACCAGGGCCAGGACATCCGCGCGGCGACCTGCGAGGACAACAAGCACTGGGCGGTGGCCGCCGAGGCGGGCACGATCACCAATATCGGCACCTACTCGGTCTACCTGCAGGCCGACAACGGCACGCGCCACCGCTACCTGCACATGGACCCGGCGAGCATCCCCGTGAGCGAGGGCCAACGCGTGGCCAAGGGCGACCGGCTCGGCCGCGTCTCCAACGCCTTCGGCGGCACACCGACCACGATTCACCTGCACTACGACCTGCACCAAAACGTCAGCGGTATCGGCAACACCTACGTGCCCACCTATATGTCGCTGGTCGACTCCTACGAGCGTCTTTTGGGCATCCCGCAGGAGCCGTGCGAGGCGCTCGGCCCCGACGGCGGCACCCTCGACGACGCCGGCCCCTGCTTCGAGCTGCACGGCCCGCCGGCCTCCTGGCGCTACGTGACCGACGCCGGCCACGACGGCGACCTGCACTGGACCAAAGCCTGGGACGACCCCGACGCGTCGAACTGGGCGCAATGGCACGTCGAGACGAGCGAGGCGGGCACCTATGAGGTCGAAGTCTACGTCGTCGCCGACTACGCCCAGGCCCAGCAGGCGCGCTACGTGGTGCGCCACGCAGGCAACGAGACCGAAAAACGCCTCGACTACACCGCCGGCGACGGCTGGCGAAGCTTGGGCGAGTTCGACTTCGCCCAGGGCGCCGACCAGTGGGTCGTCAACTACGACAACACCGGCGAATCGCTCGATCTCGACCGACGCATCATCGCCGACGCGGTGCGCCTGACTCGCATTCGCCCCGCCCAGCCCGAGCCCGACGCGGGCACGACCCAGCCCGACGCGGGCAACACGGTCGACGCCGGTCAAGCCGACACGGGCAGCGACGTCGGCTCGGGCACCGATAGCGACCAGGACGGCGAAGAACGCGAACAGTCCACCCGCGCCACGACCACCTCGTCGTGCTCGTCGACGGGCGAAAGTTCGCCCGCGGGGTTGATGTGGCTGCTGGTGGTGCTTGGATTTGGATGGAGGCGACGCCTTGCAAGTAAGTGA
- a CDS encoding J domain-containing protein codes for MSQLIRKYSAGLQTSEFAQYLGEYHHDLVDGSLSPTVEVVGKTEPIKLKVIYSTGVGLERDLDDYLEVGGVCLEVDETLPPLADVLLVIGGIHLQQTVTLRGRAVRETPAGVAFQVNAPEPPIADSLREMPEKMRQASAEAGQQALATAAQAAQAAQATQSAPRASTPTIEQASGTQREPICAVDPDGPMVLDGEPTRIWDLAQQSVPDILLGLLDRTGLSVLEVEFGERRAQVVLDGANVVDVEIYPTAQKETLESLLLAAGKLDEADIDRAERYTAQHGVCMAEALVDLGILSYAEMGLALKTRARFLLGILWKKTEGRARLWEVDELSRRFRAPKSPLAYHLFRRMRDGFKGADDAWLEERRDFFRAHLTSRAPEPLCDIAQLDLGKRETRFYELVLETPRPLSELTRISRLGDDNLIVLLECFRRLGMLTTEETNPWTRRRTKFVEQIARMKARLHAKNHFETLGVHWTAYDEEIEEAYRERMAGLADDKLPDELDEGTRETIDELRQKLTEAYELLSDTRRRATYRSEIAIGVDRKAALEMFLKQADTAKLRRDIDSAIDSYRRVLEIKPKHPLALKDLEVLEKLKAAESR; via the coding sequence TTGTCGCAGTTAATCCGCAAATATTCGGCGGGACTGCAGACGAGCGAATTCGCACAATACCTCGGGGAGTATCATCACGACCTGGTCGACGGCTCGTTGAGCCCCACCGTCGAGGTGGTCGGCAAGACCGAGCCGATCAAGCTCAAGGTGATCTATTCGACGGGCGTGGGGCTCGAGCGCGACCTCGACGACTACCTGGAGGTCGGCGGGGTCTGCCTCGAGGTTGACGAGACGCTGCCGCCTCTGGCCGACGTCCTCCTGGTGATCGGCGGCATTCACCTGCAGCAGACGGTCACGCTGCGGGGGCGCGCGGTGCGCGAGACGCCCGCAGGCGTCGCTTTTCAGGTCAACGCGCCCGAGCCGCCCATCGCCGACAGCCTGCGCGAGATGCCCGAGAAGATGCGCCAGGCTTCTGCCGAAGCTGGCCAGCAGGCGTTGGCCACGGCCGCGCAGGCCGCGCAGGCCGCCCAGGCCACGCAGTCCGCCCCTCGGGCATCGACGCCCACCATCGAGCAGGCCTCCGGCACGCAACGCGAGCCGATCTGCGCGGTCGACCCGGACGGTCCGATGGTGCTCGATGGCGAACCGACGCGGATCTGGGACCTCGCGCAACAGTCGGTCCCCGACATTTTGCTCGGCCTGCTCGACCGAACGGGCTTGTCCGTGTTGGAGGTCGAATTCGGCGAGCGCCGCGCGCAGGTCGTGCTCGACGGTGCCAACGTGGTCGACGTCGAGATCTACCCGACGGCCCAAAAGGAGACCCTCGAGAGCCTGTTGTTGGCTGCCGGCAAGCTCGACGAGGCCGACATCGATCGGGCCGAGCGCTACACCGCCCAGCACGGCGTCTGCATGGCCGAGGCGCTGGTCGATCTGGGCATCCTCTCGTACGCCGAGATGGGACTCGCCCTCAAAACCCGCGCGCGCTTTTTGTTGGGCATTCTGTGGAAGAAGACCGAGGGACGAGCGCGCCTGTGGGAGGTCGACGAGCTCTCGCGGCGCTTCCGCGCGCCCAAAAGCCCGCTGGCCTACCACCTCTTTCGGCGCATGCGCGATGGGTTCAAAGGCGCCGACGACGCCTGGCTCGAGGAGCGCCGCGACTTTTTTCGCGCCCACCTCACCTCCCGCGCCCCGGAGCCCCTGTGCGATATCGCCCAGCTCGACCTGGGCAAGCGCGAGACGCGTTTCTACGAGCTCGTGCTCGAAACCCCGCGCCCGCTGAGCGAGCTGACGCGCATCTCCCGGCTGGGCGACGACAACCTGATCGTCTTGCTCGAGTGCTTCCGCCGCCTCGGCATGCTCACCACCGAGGAGACCAACCCGTGGACGCGCCGGCGCACCAAGTTCGTCGAGCAGATCGCGCGGATGAAGGCGCGGCTGCACGCCAAAAACCACTTCGAGACGCTCGGCGTGCACTGGACGGCCTACGACGAGGAGATCGAAGAGGCCTACCGAGAGCGCATGGCCGGACTCGCCGACGACAAGCTGCCCGACGAGCTCGACGAGGGCACTCGCGAGACGATCGACGAGCTTCGCCAGAAGCTCACCGAGGCCTACGAGCTGCTCTCCGACACCCGTCGCCGCGCGACCTACCGCAGCGAGATCGCTATCGGCGTCGACCGCAAGGCCGCCCTCGAGATGTTCCTCAAGCAGGCCGACACCGCCAAGCTTCGCCGGGACATCGACAGCGCGATCGACTCGTACCGCCGCGTGCTCGAGATCAAACCGAAGCACCCGCTGGCCCTCAAAGATCTCGAGGTGCTCGAGAAGTTGAAGGCGGCGGAGAGTCGGTGA
- a CDS encoding ZIP family metal transporter, whose protein sequence is MELLLSIVALVAGPLLFPVAKRHPRLLCGMDGFVLVAIAGLSLLHLLPVAIEHAGPWALITALLGVLGPFLFGRNLPHEGQRSVHNVFILVAVVGLAFHAMVDGAAIFHGTHSDDMNLGGMVAAVLIHRVPMSLLIWWALRPRMGIGLASGALGLLAVSTGAGYLLGGSMHFTPEIMGHLVAFVAGSLVHVVAHDTASELIPRHCHDQWHATYSAIGGAVAAVGLLFFGHMHHFEGAWSSFSELIVSHSPAILLGFGLLVLAVRIGVTALADDGGVTKPCGSEGLVPPNELDWLDWIDRVTPWLAVAMALVFAVQVVDTGAAHAHAHDHGEAAAHAWWQWAATAVLAGTFLVSYFRVGPRGMLAQLFPFEHDHDHRHHDHEHHDHDHG, encoded by the coding sequence GTGGAACTCCTTCTCAGCATCGTGGCCCTGGTGGCCGGTCCGCTCCTCTTCCCGGTGGCAAAGCGCCACCCGCGGCTGCTGTGTGGGATGGACGGGTTCGTGCTGGTCGCGATCGCGGGCCTGAGCTTGCTGCACCTGCTGCCGGTGGCCATCGAGCACGCCGGCCCCTGGGCTCTGATCACCGCCCTTCTGGGCGTGCTCGGGCCCTTTTTGTTCGGGCGAAACCTGCCCCACGAAGGCCAGCGAAGCGTCCACAACGTCTTCATTCTGGTCGCGGTCGTCGGCCTGGCGTTTCACGCGATGGTCGACGGGGCGGCGATCTTTCACGGCACCCACAGCGACGACATGAACCTGGGCGGCATGGTCGCCGCCGTGCTCATCCACCGGGTGCCGATGTCGCTGTTGATCTGGTGGGCGCTGCGCCCGCGCATGGGCATCGGCCTGGCGAGCGGGGCGTTGGGGCTACTAGCCGTGTCGACCGGCGCGGGCTACCTTCTGGGCGGCTCGATGCACTTCACCCCCGAGATCATGGGGCACCTGGTGGCGTTCGTCGCCGGAAGTCTCGTGCACGTGGTCGCCCACGACACCGCCAGCGAGCTCATCCCACGACACTGCCACGACCAGTGGCACGCGACCTATTCGGCCATCGGCGGCGCGGTCGCGGCGGTGGGACTTCTCTTCTTCGGCCACATGCACCACTTCGAGGGGGCCTGGAGCAGCTTCTCGGAGCTGATCGTCTCCCATTCCCCGGCGATCTTGCTGGGCTTCGGGCTGCTCGTGCTGGCCGTGCGCATCGGCGTCACCGCGCTGGCCGACGACGGCGGCGTGACCAAGCCGTGCGGCTCCGAGGGGCTCGTGCCCCCCAACGAACTCGACTGGCTCGACTGGATCGACCGCGTCACCCCCTGGCTCGCCGTAGCCATGGCGCTGGTCTTCGCCGTGCAGGTCGTCGACACCGGCGCCGCCCACGCCCACGCCCACGACCACGGCGAAGCCGCCGCACACGCCTGGTGGCAGTGGGCGGCGACGGCCGTGCTCGCCGGCACTTTCCTGGTGTCGTATTTCCGAGTGGGCCCGCGCGGGATGCTCGCGCAGTTGTTTCCGTTCGAGCACGACCATGATCACCGACATCACGATCATGAGCATCATGATCACGACCATGGGTAG
- a CDS encoding NAD-dependent epimerase/dehydratase family protein, with product MISNADLSQINQILLTGATGFIGRHLLPALLDAGHRVRATSRRPAHQLDLTPHDNLECVQLDLLDGTSLDGTFDGIDTAFYLIHSMGGGVGREKEFVERDKRAARNFARRAAAAGVSQIVYLSGLKPPGRASAHLESRREVERILLEGEVPLTVIRAGFIIGDGSAGCIMLDALTRTMDTLMVVPEFHNHTQPVYVDDVVAALMCCLSHRDQTLGQTFEVGSREQVTYLELIQMYARFAGRRLELIEVPWMPRSLGAVWLSAISDLPYGLIQALSEGLVTDLPVEDERIYQICDLPRTSPEEAMRLAV from the coding sequence ATGATCTCAAACGCCGATTTGAGCCAAATTAATCAAATTCTACTCACCGGCGCGACCGGCTTTATCGGCCGCCACCTGCTTCCCGCGTTGCTCGACGCGGGCCATCGGGTGCGCGCCACCAGCCGCCGACCCGCGCACCAACTCGACCTCACCCCCCACGACAACCTCGAGTGCGTCCAACTCGACCTGCTCGACGGCACGAGCCTCGACGGCACCTTCGACGGCATCGACACCGCGTTTTACCTCATCCACTCGATGGGCGGCGGCGTCGGCCGCGAAAAGGAGTTCGTCGAGCGCGACAAGAGGGCCGCGCGCAACTTCGCCCGGCGCGCCGCCGCCGCCGGCGTCTCGCAGATCGTCTACCTGAGCGGGCTCAAGCCCCCCGGCCGGGCCTCCGCGCACCTGGAGAGCCGCCGCGAGGTCGAGCGCATCTTGCTCGAAGGCGAGGTCCCCCTGACGGTCATCCGCGCCGGCTTCATCATCGGCGACGGCAGCGCCGGCTGCATCATGCTCGACGCGCTCACCCGCACGATGGACACCCTGATGGTCGTCCCCGAGTTCCACAACCACACCCAGCCGGTCTACGTCGACGACGTCGTCGCCGCCCTGATGTGCTGCCTGTCCCACCGCGACCAGACCCTGGGCCAGACCTTCGAGGTCGGCTCACGCGAGCAGGTCACCTACCTCGAGCTCATCCAGATGTACGCCCGCTTCGCCGGCCGCCGCCTCGAACTCATCGAGGTCCCCTGGATGCCGCGCTCCTTGGGCGCCGTGTGGCTCTCGGCCATCAGCGACCTCCCGTACGGGCTCATTCAGGCGTTGTCCGAGGGACTCGTGACCGATCTGCCGGTCGAGGACGAGCGCATCTACCAAATCTGCGACCTGCCCCGAACCTCGCCCGAAGAGGCGATGCGCTTGGCGGTCTGA
- a CDS encoding N-formylglutamate amidohydrolase — protein MPESYFRIERPEEQTLPVVVDVPHAGEWIPDDVRDEMVVGRRVLKRDLDLYVDQMWQDAPALGATLIASEVSRYVVDLNRAPDDVSPETVEGGKRINRPGYYQDRGVVWRNTTSGVPVMAAPMSKKAFKQRLDTFYHPYHKALAKEIQRVRKQFGYCILVDGHSMPSKGRRGHTDPGSRRADIVPGNANGTSCDVTVTWTVEEHFRDHSFSVKTNQPYKGGFITRNYGRPGEDIHAIQIEVNRDLYMNERTFAIDHAGIERLREACRALLPKLADMDVK, from the coding sequence ATGCCTGAGTCGTATTTTCGTATCGAGCGCCCCGAGGAGCAGACCCTCCCGGTCGTCGTCGATGTGCCCCATGCCGGGGAGTGGATCCCCGACGATGTCCGCGATGAAATGGTGGTCGGCCGGCGGGTGCTCAAACGCGACCTCGACCTGTATGTCGACCAGATGTGGCAAGACGCCCCGGCGCTGGGCGCCACGCTCATCGCCTCGGAGGTGTCGCGCTACGTCGTCGACCTGAACCGCGCCCCCGACGACGTCTCCCCCGAGACGGTCGAGGGCGGCAAGCGCATCAACCGACCCGGCTACTACCAGGACCGCGGAGTGGTGTGGCGAAACACCACCAGCGGGGTGCCCGTGATGGCCGCTCCGATGAGCAAAAAGGCCTTCAAGCAGCGCCTCGACACCTTCTACCACCCCTACCACAAGGCGCTCGCCAAAGAGATCCAGCGGGTACGCAAGCAATTCGGCTACTGCATCCTGGTCGACGGGCACTCGATGCCCTCGAAAGGCCGCCGCGGTCACACCGACCCGGGCAGCCGCCGCGCCGACATCGTGCCGGGCAACGCCAACGGCACCTCCTGTGACGTCACGGTCACCTGGACGGTCGAGGAGCATTTCCGCGACCACTCGTTCTCGGTCAAGACGAACCAGCCCTACAAGGGCGGCTTCATCACCCGCAACTACGGCCGCCCGGGCGAGGACATCCACGCCATCCAGATCGAGGTCAACCGCGACCTCTACATGAACGAGCGCACCTTCGCGATCGACCACGCAGGGATCGAGCGGCTGCGCGAGGCGTGTCGGGCGTTGCTGCCGAAGTTGGCCGATATGGACGTGAAGTAA
- the queG gene encoding tRNA epoxyqueuosine(34) reductase QueG — MTLSQKIITRARELGFDRAAIVPARRLEHAEQYLEWLKEGRHGDMNYLDRYHDLRVDPAKMEEGTKSCVVLLKNYYREADKLAGGLRIARYAHGDDYHDVLWDRMRELAAFIHAESGAEVATRPATDTAPLLERDLAALAGLGWVGKNAMLINPEIGSFCFIAEVLVDQDLEPTDELVPDRCGTCSRCIDACPTNAIVSPGVIDARRCISYLTIELRGPIPRRLRPLVGDLLFGCDICQAVCPWNSKAVPTEDPKFQTRDKYRDLTPQELVCFELEDYVEYFSKSAMKRAKLRGLKRNAAVVIGNTGGEEDVELLGRRLLDDEDEPLVRGHIAWALGQIGGEEARRILERARQGEDEAYVLEEVREALAKGSSPRS, encoded by the coding sequence ATGACCTTATCGCAAAAGATCATCACCCGTGCCCGAGAGCTGGGCTTCGACCGCGCCGCGATCGTGCCGGCGCGCAGGCTCGAGCACGCCGAGCAGTACCTCGAGTGGCTCAAAGAGGGCCGCCACGGCGACATGAACTACCTCGATCGCTACCACGATCTGCGGGTCGATCCCGCCAAGATGGAGGAGGGGACCAAGAGCTGCGTGGTGCTGCTCAAGAACTACTACCGCGAGGCCGACAAGCTCGCCGGGGGCCTGCGGATCGCCCGCTACGCTCACGGCGACGACTACCACGACGTGCTGTGGGACCGGATGCGCGAGCTGGCCGCCTTCATCCACGCCGAGTCGGGCGCCGAGGTCGCCACACGCCCGGCCACCGACACCGCCCCGCTCCTCGAGCGCGACCTCGCCGCGCTGGCCGGCCTGGGTTGGGTGGGCAAGAACGCCATGCTCATCAACCCCGAGATCGGCTCGTTTTGCTTTATCGCCGAGGTGCTGGTCGACCAAGACCTCGAGCCGACCGACGAGCTCGTGCCCGACCGCTGCGGCACCTGCTCGCGCTGCATCGACGCCTGCCCCACCAACGCCATCGTCAGCCCCGGCGTCATCGACGCGCGCCGGTGCATCTCGTACCTGACGATCGAGCTCCGAGGCCCGATCCCCCGCCGCCTGCGCCCGCTCGTGGGCGACCTGCTCTTTGGCTGCGACATCTGCCAGGCCGTCTGCCCGTGGAATTCGAAGGCGGTGCCCACCGAGGACCCGAAGTTCCAAACCCGCGACAAATACCGCGACCTGACCCCCCAGGAACTCGTCTGCTTCGAGCTCGAAGACTACGTCGAATACTTCAGTAAGTCGGCGATGAAGCGCGCCAAGCTGCGCGGCCTGAAGCGAAACGCGGCGGTGGTCATCGGCAACACGGGCGGCGAAGAAGACGTCGAGCTGTTGGGGCGCCGGCTGCTCGACGACGAGGACGAGCCGCTCGTGCGCGGCCACATCGCCTGGGCGCTGGGCCAGATCGGCGGCGAGGAGGCCCGACGCATCCTCGAAAGGGCTCGACAGGGCGAAGACGAGGCGTATGTTCTCGAGGAGGTCCGGGAGGCCTTGGCGAAGGGCTCCTCTCCGCGCTCTTAG